GAGGTAAAAAGCCGTATTAAAGCCGGTATACCAGAAGAGGAATTAATCGCCTTTCGATGGAACAGCATTAAGGAGCAAGCGCAGTGGACCAAAGCCGGAAAAGAATTTCGATATCGAGGGGAGATGTTCGATATCATTCGTAGTGAGGGCTCAGATTCTGACTTACTATTTTACTGCTTCGCCGATCTTAAAGAAAAAGGTCTTTTTGATGGCTTAAATGACTTGGTTCGGGCTTCCGGTTTCGGAAACAACCAGCAACCTGGCCCTTTAAAAAGCTGTCTGCAATGGTTCTTTAAGATTTTCCTTTCTGAGCAGCCTATAGTTTTTAAATTATCGATTCAGCAGCAGTCATTTCAAGCTCAAAGCTTTTATTATCTACCCTTCTTAGGAGAAGCTTTTCTAAACCTGCTTGACCCACCGCCTGAAGCCTAGATCTCTATTTCAAAGCCTCCTTATTCAGGAGCGCTATTTCAGAATCTGATTTGAATTTCGAAAGACCTCCGCGGAGGTCTAAACCTATTTATTTCCATCATGAAAAATCTATATATCAGTGCCCTAGTACTTTTGCTGGGTGCACAGGGCTGTGGTCGTTTTCAAAATGCTGAGAACGAAAGCAAAGCCCCTCAAAACCGCATGGTTTGCCTCTCTAAGCAATATACCGAACTGCTCTATGCCCTAGACCTCGACTCCAACTTAGTGGCAGTAGATCTCTCATCTACCTACCCTCCAGAAACCGCTCAACTAACTACAGTTGGCTATCATCGCGCATTAAGCGCTGAAGCGGTTTTAGCTGTAGAACCCAGCCTAATTCTGCACGATAATAATATCGGTCCAGAGCATGTTCAAAAACAATTGGAAAACAGCGGGGTGCCTATTAAAGCCTTTGAAACGAAAAGTAGAGATTGGGCGGGAACCCTGGATTTAATTCGGGAAATGGGCTCCTATTTTAAGGTTGGCTCCAAAGCCGATTCCCTGATTATAAGCATGCACCGCGCCATGGAACAAATTAAAAGGGAGCAAGACAGCAGCTTAACTAAACCCAAGGTTTTGGTAATCCATTTTGGACGAGCCAGCAATGTGTATTTGGTGATGACCTCCAAAAGTACCGGAGCGAAAATGATTGAGCTGGCAGGTGGCACCGTTCCCTTTGACGGTAAAGGTGGAATGCGTCCGCTTTCCCCGGAAGTATTTGCCGAAATGAATCCCGATATAATCCTAATGACCAATTTCGGATACGATCGTTTGGGAGGACTAGAGGAAATTCTAAATCTTCCCGGAGTTCGCCATACCAAAGCCGCTCAGGAAGGCCGCATCTACCGAATTGAAGAACATGACC
The Croceimicrobium hydrocarbonivorans genome window above contains:
- a CDS encoding heme/hemin ABC transporter substrate-binding protein, coding for MKNLYISALVLLLGAQGCGRFQNAENESKAPQNRMVCLSKQYTELLYALDLDSNLVAVDLSSTYPPETAQLTTVGYHRALSAEAVLAVEPSLILHDNNIGPEHVQKQLENSGVPIKAFETKSRDWAGTLDLIREMGSYFKVGSKADSLIISMHRAMEQIKREQDSSLTKPKVLVIHFGRASNVYLVMTSKSTGAKMIELAGGTVPFDGKGGMRPLSPEVFAEMNPDIILMTNFGYDRLGGLEEILNLPGVRHTKAAQEGRIYRIEEHDLVYFGPRSPENIQLIRKFIRDEA